One part of the Leclercia sp. LSNIH1 genome encodes these proteins:
- a CDS encoding winged helix-turn-helix domain-containing protein has product MALPQLTLSAARHLHLAAQGLLKKPRRRARPADILTTIKRMSLLQIDTINIVARSPYLVLFSRLGPYSPDWLDNALRQGELMEYWAHEACFLPRSDFALVRHRMLAPDKMGWKYSQAWMQEHADEIEKLIAHIQEKGPVRSADFEHPHKGTSGWWEWKPHKRHLEGLFTAGKVMVVERRNFQRVYDLTHRVMPQWDDSRDMLTQAAAEAIMLENSARSLGIFRPQWLADYYRLRQPALAPLLERWQAQQQVVRVEVETLGEMWLHADLLPLLNEAQEGKLTATHSAVLSPFDPVVWDRKRAEQLFNFSYRLECYTPAPKRQYGYFVLPLLHRGQLVGRMDARMDRKTGELQVIALYLEEGVRISVALEKGLATAISDFAGWQGATRIALGHLPDGLFHACRTGWEIDAV; this is encoded by the coding sequence ATGGCTTTACCGCAACTCACGCTTTCAGCCGCACGTCATCTGCATCTTGCCGCCCAGGGGCTTTTGAAAAAGCCCCGTCGTCGCGCCCGACCCGCCGATATTCTTACCACCATCAAGCGCATGTCGCTGCTCCAGATCGACACCATCAATATCGTCGCCCGCAGTCCTTACCTGGTGCTCTTCAGCCGTCTCGGCCCCTATTCACCCGACTGGCTGGATAACGCCCTGCGTCAGGGAGAGTTGATGGAGTACTGGGCGCACGAGGCGTGTTTCCTGCCGCGCAGCGACTTTGCGCTGGTGCGTCACAGAATGCTCGCGCCCGATAAAATGGGCTGGAAATATAGTCAGGCCTGGATGCAGGAACATGCGGATGAAATAGAAAAGCTTATCGCCCATATTCAGGAGAAAGGCCCTGTCCGTTCCGCCGATTTTGAACATCCCCACAAAGGAACGAGCGGATGGTGGGAGTGGAAGCCGCATAAACGCCATCTTGAGGGATTATTCACCGCTGGCAAGGTGATGGTGGTCGAAAGGCGTAACTTTCAGCGCGTTTACGATCTCACGCATCGGGTGATGCCCCAGTGGGATGACAGCCGGGATATGCTGACCCAGGCGGCGGCAGAGGCCATAATGCTGGAAAACAGCGCCCGCAGCTTAGGCATTTTCCGCCCCCAGTGGTTGGCCGACTATTACCGCCTGCGTCAGCCCGCGTTGGCTCCCTTGCTTGAGCGCTGGCAGGCGCAGCAGCAGGTGGTCCGCGTCGAGGTGGAGACGCTGGGGGAGATGTGGCTGCATGCCGATCTGCTGCCTTTGCTTAACGAAGCGCAGGAAGGGAAGCTCACCGCAACCCATAGCGCCGTTCTCTCACCCTTCGATCCGGTGGTCTGGGATCGCAAGCGTGCGGAACAGCTCTTTAACTTCAGCTACCGGCTGGAGTGTTATACCCCGGCGCCGAAACGCCAGTACGGCTATTTCGTTCTGCCGCTGTTGCATAGAGGGCAACTGGTAGGGCGGATGGATGCCAGGATGGACCGCAAAACCGGCGAGCTACAGGTTATCGCCCTTTATCTTGAAGAGGGTGTTCGGATAAGCGTCGCGCTGGAGAAAGGGCTCGCCACGGCAATCAGTGATTTTGCGGGCTGGCAGGGGGCGACACGCATCGCGCTGGGCCATCTTCCTGACGGACTTTTTCACGCCTGTCGAACGGGCTGGGAAATAGACGCGGTCTGA
- the mukE gene encoding chromosome partition protein MukE: MSLTNIEHVMPVKLAQALANPIFPALDSQLRAGRHIGLDELDNHAFLMDFQEYLEEFYARYNVELIRAPEGFFYLRPRSTTLIPRSVLSELDMMVGKILCYLYLSPERLANEGIFTQQELYDELMTLADEGKLLKLVNNRSTGSDVDRQKLQEKVRSSLNRLRRLGMVWFMGHDSSKFRITESVFRFGADVRVGDDAREAQLRMIRDGEAMPVENHLQLNDEHEDNQPDSGEEE, from the coding sequence ATGTCATTGACAAATATTGAACACGTGATGCCAGTTAAGCTGGCCCAGGCGCTGGCAAATCCGATCTTTCCGGCGCTGGACAGCCAGCTGCGTGCCGGTCGTCACATTGGTCTCGACGAGCTGGATAATCACGCTTTTTTAATGGATTTTCAGGAGTACCTGGAAGAGTTTTACGCCCGCTATAACGTGGAGCTGATCCGCGCGCCGGAGGGGTTCTTCTATCTGCGCCCGCGCTCCACCACGCTTATCCCGCGCTCGGTGCTCTCCGAGCTGGACATGATGGTCGGCAAAATTCTCTGCTATCTCTACCTCAGCCCGGAGCGTCTGGCGAACGAAGGCATCTTCACCCAGCAGGAGCTCTATGACGAGCTGATGACCCTGGCGGACGAAGGCAAGCTGCTGAAGCTGGTAAACAACCGCTCCACCGGCTCGGACGTGGACCGTCAGAAGTTACAGGAAAAAGTGCGCTCCTCCCTGAACCGTCTGCGCCGTCTGGGGATGGTGTGGTTTATGGGCCATGACAGCAGCAAATTCCGCATCACTGAATCTGTGTTCCGCTTCGGTGCCGACGTGCGCGTGGGCGATGACGCCCGCGAAGCGCAGCTGCGCATGATCCGTGATGGCGAAGCGATGCCGGTGGAAAACCATCTGCAGCTCAATGACGAGCATGAAGACAATCAGCCGGATAGCGGGGAGGAAGAATAA
- the elyC gene encoding envelope biogenesis factor ElyC: MLFTLKKYIGGMMLPLPLLLLCIALGLGLLWFSRHQKSGKILVTAGWLALTLLSLQPVADGLLRPVEDKYPTWQGNEKVKYIVVLGGGYTWDPQWAPSSNLINNSLPRLNEGMRLWLANPGSKMIFTGAAAQSNPVSTAEAGARVAQSLGVPREAIITLDSPKDTEEEAAAVKQAIGDAPFLLVTSASHLPRAMIFFERQGLHPLPAPANQLAISAPLNPWERIIPSPVWLMHSDRVGYETLGRVWQWLKGLSGEPGKQ, from the coding sequence ATGCTTTTCACCCTAAAAAAATATATTGGCGGCATGATGCTTCCCCTCCCTCTTCTTCTGCTGTGTATCGCACTGGGGCTGGGGTTGCTATGGTTCAGCCGCCATCAGAAAAGCGGCAAAATTTTGGTTACGGCAGGCTGGCTGGCGCTGACGCTGCTGAGCCTGCAGCCGGTCGCGGATGGGCTGTTACGCCCGGTCGAAGACAAATACCCCACCTGGCAGGGAAATGAGAAGGTTAAGTACATCGTGGTGCTCGGCGGGGGCTACACCTGGGATCCACAATGGGCTCCCAGCTCCAATCTGATCAATAACAGCCTGCCGCGCCTCAATGAAGGCATGCGGCTGTGGCTGGCAAATCCCGGGTCGAAGATGATCTTCACCGGGGCGGCAGCACAAAGCAATCCGGTGAGTACCGCCGAAGCGGGCGCGCGCGTGGCGCAGTCGCTGGGCGTGCCGCGCGAGGCGATCATCACTCTCGACAGTCCAAAGGATACCGAAGAGGAAGCCGCCGCGGTGAAGCAGGCGATAGGCGATGCGCCGTTCCTGCTGGTGACCTCAGCCTCTCATTTACCGCGGGCGATGATCTTCTTTGAACGCCAGGGTCTCCATCCTCTACCCGCGCCCGCGAACCAGCTGGCGATTAGCGCCCCGCTTAACCCCTGGGAACGGATCATTCCGTCCCCGGTATGGCTGATGCACAGCGATCGCGTGGGCTATGAAACGCTTGGGCGCGTCTGGCAGTGGCTGAAGGGCCTGTCAGGCGAGCCAGGGAAGCAGTGA
- a CDS encoding YcbJ family phosphotransferase, translated as MEQLRAELSHLLGEKLSRLECVHEKADTTLWSLYDSQGNPMPLLARSFSSPDVARQLAWKISMLARSGTVRMPTVYGVMTHEEHPGPDVLLIERLRGVPVEAPARTPERWEQLKDQIVEALLAWHRLDSGGLVGSVDSTQENLWPLWYRQRVEVLWGTLNQYHNTGLTMQDKRILFRTRECLPTLFEGFNDNSVLIHGNFTLRSMLKDPRSDQLLAMVGPGVMLWAPREYELFRLSESGQAEDLLWHYLRRAPVSESFLWRRWLYTLWDEVAQLVNTGHFSRANFDLASKSLLPWLA; from the coding sequence ATGGAACAGCTGCGAGCCGAACTCAGCCATCTGCTGGGTGAAAAACTGAGCCGTCTGGAATGTGTGCATGAAAAGGCGGATACCACGCTATGGTCGCTGTACGACAGCCAGGGAAACCCCATGCCGTTACTGGCGCGAAGCTTCTCTTCACCGGATGTGGCCCGACAGCTGGCGTGGAAAATCTCCATGCTGGCCCGCAGCGGCACGGTAAGAATGCCGACCGTTTATGGCGTGATGACCCACGAAGAACATCCGGGCCCGGATGTCCTGCTGATTGAGCGTCTGCGCGGTGTCCCGGTGGAAGCGCCAGCCCGCACGCCTGAACGCTGGGAGCAGCTAAAAGATCAGATAGTTGAAGCGCTGCTGGCCTGGCACCGGCTGGACAGCGGAGGGCTGGTCGGCTCGGTGGACAGCACCCAGGAAAATCTCTGGCCCCTCTGGTACCGCCAGCGGGTCGAGGTGCTGTGGGGGACGCTAAACCAGTATCACAACACCGGCCTGACCATGCAGGATAAACGGATCCTGTTTCGTACCCGCGAGTGCCTGCCCACCCTGTTTGAAGGATTCAATGACAACAGCGTGCTGATCCACGGTAATTTTACGCTGCGCAGTATGCTCAAAGATCCCCGCAGCGATCAGCTGCTGGCGATGGTCGGGCCCGGCGTGATGCTGTGGGCCCCCCGGGAGTATGAACTGTTTCGCCTGAGCGAGAGCGGGCAGGCGGAGGATTTACTCTGGCACTACCTGCGGCGCGCGCCGGTCTCAGAGTCGTTCCTCTGGCGGCGCTGGCTCTATACGCTGTGGGACGAAGTGGCGCAGCTGGTGAATACCGGGCATTTTAGCCGCGCCAACTTCGATCTGGCCTCGAAATCACTGCTTCCCTGGCTCGCCTGA
- the cmoM gene encoding tRNA uridine 5-oxyacetic acid(34) methyltransferase CmoM: MRDRNFDDIAEKFARNIYGTTKGRLRQTILWQDLDILLDGFGDKKLRVLDAGGGEGQTAIKMAERGHHVILCDLSAEMIARAEQAAVEKGVSDNMQFIHCAAQEIAQHLESPVDLILSHAVLEWVAEPQALLKTLWSILRPGGALSLMFYNANGLLMRNVLVGNFGYVQQGMYKKKRRTLSPDFPRDPQQVYGWLETSGWQITGKTGIRVFHDYLRDKQKQHECFDALTELETRYCRQEPYISLGRYIHVTARKPQSKDNL, translated from the coding sequence ATGCGGGATCGCAATTTTGATGACATCGCGGAAAAGTTTGCCCGCAATATTTACGGCACGACTAAAGGCCGTCTGCGGCAGACGATCCTCTGGCAGGATCTGGACATCCTGCTGGATGGGTTTGGCGACAAGAAACTGCGTGTCCTCGACGCTGGCGGCGGTGAAGGCCAGACGGCGATAAAAATGGCTGAGCGTGGGCACCACGTTATCCTCTGCGATCTCTCCGCTGAAATGATCGCCCGCGCTGAACAGGCCGCGGTGGAGAAAGGTGTGAGCGATAACATGCAATTTATACATTGTGCCGCTCAGGAGATTGCTCAACATTTGGAAAGCCCGGTTGATCTGATATTGTCTCATGCGGTGCTGGAATGGGTAGCCGAACCCCAGGCGCTGCTGAAGACGCTCTGGTCGATACTGCGCCCCGGCGGCGCGCTGTCGCTGATGTTTTACAACGCTAACGGCCTGTTAATGCGTAATGTGCTGGTGGGTAATTTCGGTTATGTACAGCAGGGTATGTACAAGAAGAAACGCCGTACGCTGTCACCGGACTTTCCGCGCGACCCGCAGCAGGTTTATGGCTGGCTGGAAACTTCCGGCTGGCAGATTACCGGGAAAACCGGCATCAGGGTGTTTCATGATTATCTGCGTGATAAACAGAAGCAGCATGAGTGCTTTGACGCCCTGACAGAATTAGAGACGCGGTACTGTCGCCAGGAGCCTTATATTAGCCTTGGCCGCTACATTCACGTCACCGCGCGCAAGCCGCAGAGCAAGGATAACTTATGA
- the kdsB gene encoding 3-deoxy-manno-octulosonate cytidylyltransferase translates to MSFVVIIPARFASTRLPGKPLVDINGKPMIVHVLERARESGAERIIVATDHEEVARAVEAAGGEVCMTRADHQSGTERLAEVVEKCGFSDDTVIVNVQGDEPMIPAVIIRQVAENLAQRQVGMATLAVPVHSAEEAFNPNAVKVVLDAEGYALYFSRATIPWDRDRFAESRDNIGDGILRHLGIYGYRAGFIRRYVNWQPSPLENIEMLEQLRVLWYGEKIHVAVAHKVPGTGVDTPEDLARVRAELR, encoded by the coding sequence ATGAGTTTTGTTGTCATTATTCCGGCGCGCTTTGCCTCCACGCGTCTGCCGGGTAAACCGCTGGTCGATATCAACGGCAAGCCGATGATCGTGCATGTGCTTGAACGTGCCCGTGAGTCCGGCGCGGAGCGGATCATTGTCGCCACCGATCATGAAGAGGTGGCGCGTGCGGTCGAAGCGGCGGGCGGCGAAGTCTGCATGACCCGCGCCGATCACCAGTCCGGCACTGAGCGCCTGGCCGAAGTGGTGGAAAAATGCGGTTTCAGCGACGACACGGTGATTGTTAACGTCCAGGGCGATGAGCCGATGATCCCGGCGGTCATTATTCGTCAGGTGGCGGAAAACCTGGCCCAGCGTCAGGTGGGTATGGCGACGCTGGCCGTGCCGGTTCATAGCGCAGAAGAGGCATTCAACCCTAATGCGGTGAAGGTGGTACTGGACGCTGAAGGCTATGCGCTCTATTTCTCCCGCGCCACCATCCCCTGGGATCGCGATCGCTTTGCCGAATCCCGGGATAACATTGGTGACGGCATCCTGCGTCATCTGGGTATTTATGGCTATCGTGCAGGCTTTATCCGCCGTTATGTCAACTGGCAGCCGAGCCCGCTGGAGAACATCGAAATGCTCGAGCAGCTGCGCGTGCTGTGGTACGGCGAAAAGATCCACGTCGCTGTCGCGCATAAGGTCCCGGGCACAGGCGTCGATACGCCAGAAGATCTGGCCCGCGTTCGCGCTGAACTTCGCTAA
- the mukF gene encoding chromosome partition protein MukF, translating to MSEFSQTVPELVAWARKNDFSLSLPVDRLSFLLAVATLNSERLDGEMSEGELVDAFRHVSDAFEQTSETINVRANNAINDMVRQRLLNRFTSELAEGNAIYRLTPLGIGITDYYIRQREFSTLRLSMQLSIVAGELKRAADAADEGGDEFHWHRNVYAPLKYSVAEIFDSIDLTQRIMDEQQQLVKDDIAQLLNKDWRAAISSCEMLLSETSGTLRELQDTLEAAGDKLQANLLRIQDATLAQDNLHFVDRLVFDLQSKLDRIISWGQQAIDLWIGYDRHVHKFIRTAIDMDKNRVFAQRLRQSVQTYFDAPWALTYASADRLLDMRDEEMSLRDEEVTGELPADLEYEEFNEIREQLAAMIEEQLAIFKTKNKPLDLGLVVRDYLAQYPRARHFDIARIVVDQAVRLGVAQADFTGLPPKWQPINDYGAKVQAHVIDKY from the coding sequence ATGAGTGAATTTTCCCAGACAGTCCCCGAACTGGTTGCCTGGGCCCGAAAAAACGATTTCTCCCTCTCGCTGCCGGTAGACAGACTCTCTTTTCTGCTGGCGGTCGCCACGCTGAACAGCGAACGGCTGGATGGAGAAATGAGCGAGGGCGAACTGGTGGATGCGTTCCGCCATGTCAGTGATGCGTTTGAGCAAACCAGCGAAACCATTAATGTGCGTGCCAATAACGCGATTAACGATATGGTGCGTCAACGTCTGCTGAACCGCTTTACCAGCGAGCTGGCAGAAGGGAATGCCATCTATCGTCTGACGCCACTGGGCATCGGCATTACCGACTACTACATTCGCCAGCGCGAATTCTCGACCCTGCGCCTCTCGATGCAGCTCTCCATTGTGGCGGGCGAACTGAAGCGTGCAGCCGATGCCGCAGATGAGGGCGGTGACGAGTTCCACTGGCACCGTAACGTCTATGCGCCGCTGAAATATTCAGTAGCCGAGATTTTCGACAGCATCGATTTGACGCAGCGCATCATGGATGAGCAGCAGCAGCTGGTGAAGGACGACATCGCCCAGCTTCTGAACAAAGACTGGCGGGCGGCAATCTCCAGCTGTGAAATGCTGCTGTCAGAAACCTCCGGCACCCTGCGTGAACTGCAGGATACGCTGGAGGCTGCGGGCGACAAGCTGCAGGCCAACCTGCTGCGCATTCAGGATGCCACCCTGGCCCAGGACAATCTGCATTTTGTCGATCGCCTGGTCTTCGATCTGCAGAGCAAGCTGGACCGTATTATCAGCTGGGGCCAGCAGGCGATTGACCTGTGGATCGGCTATGACCGCCACGTGCATAAATTTATCCGAACCGCTATCGATATGGATAAAAACCGCGTGTTTGCCCAGCGTCTGCGCCAGTCGGTACAGACCTATTTCGATGCCCCGTGGGCGCTGACCTACGCAAGCGCTGACCGCCTGCTCGATATGCGTGACGAAGAGATGAGCCTGCGCGACGAAGAGGTCACCGGCGAGCTGCCAGCCGATCTGGAATATGAAGAGTTTAACGAAATACGGGAACAGCTTGCCGCGATGATCGAGGAGCAACTGGCGATCTTCAAAACCAAAAACAAACCACTCGATCTCGGTCTGGTGGTGCGCGACTACCTCGCACAATACCCGCGTGCCCGCCATTTCGATATCGCCCGCATCGTGGTCGATCAGGCGGTACGCCTGGGCGTCGCGCAAGCAGATTTCACCGGCCTGCCGCCGAAGTGGCAGCCGATCAACGATTACGGAGCCAAGGTACAGGCGCATGTCATTGACAAATATTGA
- the lpxK gene encoding tetraacyldisaccharide 4'-kinase — protein sequence MIARIWSGESPLWRLLLPLSWLYGLVSGLIRLSYKVGLKRAWRAPVPVVVVGNLTAGGNGKTPVVIWLVEQLTKRGIRVGVVSRGYGGKAERYPLLLTAQTTTAQAGDEPVLIFQRTGVPVAVSPVRSEAVQALLNQTDVQIVITDDGLQHYALARDKEIVVIDGVRRFGNGWWLPAGPMRERASRLRSVDAVIVNGGTAQAGEIPMQLHPGLAVNLLTGERRDVAELNYLVAMAGIGHPPRFFSTLEACGAKLQRSVPLADHQALSLEQVAAFTGPGQTLIMTEKDAVKCRAFARDNWWYLPVDAQLQGEQPEQLLQALIALAGQVKEVSPAH from the coding sequence ATGATCGCTCGTATCTGGTCCGGTGAGTCTCCGCTCTGGCGGTTGCTGTTGCCGCTCTCCTGGCTGTATGGCCTGGTCAGCGGCCTGATCCGCCTGAGTTATAAAGTGGGGCTCAAACGGGCCTGGCGCGCGCCGGTGCCGGTGGTGGTGGTAGGCAATCTCACCGCTGGCGGTAACGGTAAAACGCCGGTGGTGATCTGGCTGGTGGAACAACTGACAAAACGCGGGATTCGCGTGGGGGTCGTCTCCCGGGGATATGGCGGCAAGGCGGAGCGCTATCCGTTGCTGCTGACCGCGCAAACCACCACGGCGCAAGCGGGGGATGAACCGGTGCTAATCTTTCAGCGTACCGGAGTGCCGGTAGCGGTTTCGCCGGTGCGCAGCGAGGCGGTGCAGGCTCTGCTGAACCAGACGGATGTCCAGATCGTGATTACTGACGACGGACTACAGCACTACGCGCTGGCCCGGGATAAAGAGATCGTGGTGATTGATGGCGTCCGCCGCTTTGGTAACGGCTGGTGGTTACCTGCCGGACCGATGCGCGAGCGCGCGTCGCGTTTGCGGTCCGTGGATGCGGTTATCGTCAATGGTGGTACGGCGCAGGCGGGGGAGATACCGATGCAGCTGCACCCAGGACTTGCCGTGAATCTTCTGACCGGCGAACGGCGCGACGTTGCTGAGCTTAACTATCTGGTGGCGATGGCCGGTATCGGTCATCCTCCGCGCTTTTTCTCTACCCTCGAAGCCTGCGGCGCAAAACTTCAGCGTAGCGTGCCGCTGGCCGACCACCAGGCGCTGAGCCTGGAGCAGGTTGCGGCGTTTACTGGGCCTGGTCAGACGTTGATCATGACCGAAAAAGATGCGGTGAAATGCCGCGCCTTTGCCCGGGATAACTGGTGGTATTTACCGGTTGATGCCCAACTGCAGGGTGAACAGCCTGAACAACTGCTCCAGGCGCTTATCGCCCTTGCTGGGCAGGTAAAAGAGGTTTCGCCCGCGCACTAA
- the msbA gene encoding lipid A ABC transporter ATP-binding protein/permease MsbA yields MHNDKDLSTWQTFRRLWPVIAPFRTGLIVAGVALILNAASDTFMLSLLKPLLDDGFGKTDRSVLLWMPLVVIGLMILRGITSYISSYCLSWVSGKVVMTMRRRLFSHMMGMPVAFFDKQSTGTLLSRITYDSEQVASSSSSALITVVREGASIIGLFALMFWYSWQLSLILIVLAPIVSIAIRVVSKRFRSISKNMQNTMGQVTTSAEQMLKGHKEVLIFGGQELETKRFDKVSNKMRLQGMKMVSASSISDPIIQLIASLALAFVLYAASFPSVMETLTAGTITVVFSSMIALMRPLKSLTNVNAQFQRGMAACQTLFAILDSEQEKDEGKRVIERSTGDVEFRNVTFTYPGRDTPALRNINLKIPAGKTVALVGRSGSGKSTIASLITRFYDIDEGEILIDGHDLREYTLRSLRNQVALVSQNVHLFNDTVANNIAYARNEEYSREQIEAAARMAYAMDFINKMDNGLDTIIGENGVLLSGGQRQRIAIARALLRDSPILILDEATSALDTESERAIQSALDELQKNRTSLVIAHRLSTIEKADEIVVVEDGYIVERGSHADLLAHQGVYAQLHKMQFGE; encoded by the coding sequence ATGCATAACGACAAAGATCTCTCCACGTGGCAGACCTTCCGCCGACTCTGGCCGGTGATTGCACCCTTCAGAACGGGCCTAATCGTGGCGGGCGTAGCGTTAATCCTCAACGCAGCCAGCGATACCTTCATGTTATCGCTCCTCAAACCGTTACTGGACGACGGTTTTGGTAAAACGGATCGCTCAGTGTTGCTATGGATGCCGCTGGTGGTTATCGGCCTGATGATTTTACGCGGCATCACCAGCTATATCTCCAGCTACTGCCTCTCCTGGGTTTCGGGCAAAGTGGTGATGACCATGCGCCGCCGCCTGTTCAGCCATATGATGGGCATGCCGGTCGCGTTTTTTGACAAGCAGTCGACCGGCACTCTGCTGTCGCGCATTACTTACGACTCCGAGCAGGTGGCTTCCTCCTCCTCCAGCGCGCTGATCACCGTTGTGCGTGAAGGGGCGTCGATTATTGGTCTGTTCGCCCTGATGTTCTGGTACAGCTGGCAGCTGTCGCTGATCCTGATTGTGCTGGCGCCGATTGTGTCGATTGCGATCCGCGTCGTCTCGAAGCGTTTCCGCAGCATCAGTAAGAACATGCAGAACACGATGGGGCAGGTGACCACCAGCGCCGAGCAGATGCTGAAAGGCCACAAAGAGGTGCTGATTTTTGGCGGCCAGGAGCTCGAAACCAAGCGCTTCGATAAGGTCAGCAATAAGATGCGTCTGCAGGGGATGAAGATGGTGTCTGCTTCTTCCATCTCCGATCCGATCATTCAGCTTATCGCCTCCCTGGCGCTGGCGTTTGTGCTCTATGCCGCCAGCTTCCCGAGCGTGATGGAAACCCTCACCGCCGGTACCATTACCGTGGTCTTCTCGTCGATGATTGCCCTGATGCGCCCGCTGAAATCGTTAACCAACGTTAACGCCCAGTTCCAGCGCGGGATGGCAGCCTGCCAGACGCTGTTTGCGATCCTTGATTCCGAACAGGAAAAAGACGAAGGCAAACGCGTGATTGAGCGCTCAACCGGCGACGTGGAGTTCCGCAATGTGACCTTTACCTATCCGGGTCGTGATACGCCTGCTCTGCGCAATATCAATCTGAAAATTCCGGCAGGCAAGACCGTGGCCCTGGTGGGCCGTTCTGGCTCGGGTAAATCGACCATCGCCAGCCTGATCACCCGCTTCTACGATATTGATGAGGGTGAGATCCTGATTGATGGCCACGATCTGCGCGAGTACACCCTGCGGTCGCTGCGTAATCAGGTCGCGCTGGTCTCCCAGAATGTGCACCTGTTCAACGACACCGTGGCTAATAACATCGCCTATGCCCGGAATGAAGAGTACAGCCGTGAGCAGATCGAAGCGGCGGCGCGGATGGCCTACGCCATGGACTTCATCAATAAGATGGATAACGGCCTGGATACCATTATCGGTGAAAACGGTGTCCTGCTCTCCGGCGGTCAGCGCCAGCGTATCGCTATTGCGCGCGCGCTGCTGCGTGACAGCCCAATCCTGATCCTCGATGAAGCCACCTCGGCGCTGGATACCGAGTCCGAACGCGCTATCCAGTCTGCGCTGGATGAGCTGCAGAAGAACCGTACCTCACTGGTGATTGCCCACCGCCTGTCGACGATTGAAAAAGCCGACGAAATCGTGGTGGTGGAAGATGGCTACATCGTCGAACGGGGCAGCCACGCCGACCTGCTGGCGCACCAGGGCGTATATGCTCAGCTTCATAAAATGCAGTTTGGCGAATGA
- the ycaR gene encoding protein YcaR — protein MDHRLLEIIACPVCNGKLYYSQDKQELICKVDSLAFPLRDGIPVLLETEARALAPEESKP, from the coding sequence ATGGATCACCGTTTACTGGAAATTATTGCCTGCCCGGTGTGCAACGGCAAACTCTACTACAGCCAGGATAAGCAGGAGCTGATTTGCAAAGTGGATAGCCTTGCCTTCCCTCTGCGCGACGGCATTCCCGTCCTGCTGGAAACCGAAGCCCGCGCCCTGGCGCCAGAAGAGAGCAAACCATGA